In Fusarium falciforme chromosome 10, complete sequence, a single genomic region encodes these proteins:
- a CDS encoding Leucine--tRNA ligase: protein MSLKGEAPAQTAVSTTSVALSQGEHQSRDRRAQDALKDGPQAILPVDAQMSDTEDIGIAAEQLIADKEDFPHDKPTPISNDAREFIGADVWCDEKKENITRNVTPKWPHNLVWGSSDGHYLDVTSQDIFPTHSLSGFPPKSDDPLPGFHSQRPTTTGVISPEVVYCHYPTLTITNIHRIPQEDFSFLELQGCLKVPIRPLLDEFVQQYFLHVHPILPVVHEGDFWDLYDNKSSHSPKEPIALLLFQAMLFAASTFVSQSIVRALGYSDLRSMRAKLLRRTKLLYDFESESSPFIIAQTSVLLSTASLSSSGQLNTIWLSLAIENAKLAEAHLYTNMASASCSKQRNALKRLWWCCIIRDRSMGLLLKRPVQITKEQFNLSDGPLNSNDLKDELLQSKVYCPSTKWKLAEILSQSVLLFIKLTDVLMLLYPPNGNQQFTKQGHDDALLQLYECKSGLREWHLVAASKLRNFHSHAELETLPKTEHSSGHDSVTLYTNLMYMYYHTARIVLCHHEALHLGIGGTDMASPLAKDQSRISEMRRELQDAISDVNECHKELLRLELTQWMPHSAMGFSTLPLILNILDKKLSLPGIEGIHQSSTATQHQLDVLVEFMRAYWARFDGVDWITAIVRHIINLAQLNGSRSQRESTSINWADLFAFQPRSYLRLVLVLDLSLSKGRLAQDADFPVRLRGMFSFNQSPLKELSEGRPSLESRNPDFQWASQASPFDSVLRNRTQLHALEIDDCLINTLENEIAFHQLTDSDPFQHQEGKRASAKRLSLNQPITSLWNKSERLNSVIENSESPIAKREENVVSKDCHGSDSQANSGPELEGTADEEVVDGLLEAILCESLYENV, encoded by the exons ATGTCTCTCAAAGGGGAAGCCCCTGCACAAACTGCTGTCTCGACAACGAGCGTTGCCTTATCGCAAGGAGAACATCAAAGTCGTGA TCGCCGAGCTCAAGATGCTCTTAAGGATGGCCCTCAGGCAATTCTGCCAGTCGATGCGCAAATGAGCGACACTGAAGACATTGGCATAGCCGCCGAGCAGCTGATTGCCGATAAAGAAGACTTCCCTCACGACAAGCCTACTCCCATTTCAAATGATGCACGGGAGTTTATAGGGGCCGATGTCTGGTGTGacgagaagaaagaaaacatCACTCGGAACGTTACTCCCAAGTGGCCTCACAACTTGGTCTGGGGCTCATCTGATGGGCATTATCTCGATG TAACCTCACAAGACATATTTCCAACACACAGCCTGTCTGGGTTTCCGCCCAAATCCGACGACCCCTTGCCCGGCTTTCATTCTCAACGGCCTACCACCACTGGTGTGATATCCCCTGAAGTAGTCTATTGCCATTACCCAACCCTCACGATTACAAACATTCATCGAATTCCACAAGAGGATTTCAGTTTTCTTGAACTCCAAGGCTGTCTTAAAGTACCGATCCGACCTCTACTTGACGAATTCGTACAACAATATTTTCTTCACGTTCACCCAATCCTACCAGTAGTCCACGAGGGTGACTTTTGGGACCTTTACGATAATAAGAGCAGTCACTCACCTAAGGAGCCTATCGCTCTGCTGCTATTCCAGGCAATGCTATTTGCGGCTTCCACGTTTGTCTCTCAGTCTATCGTCCGGGCCCTTGGTTACTCGGATCTCCGATCAATGCGGGCTAAACTCCTACGACGCACCAAACTTCTTTATGACTTTGAAAGCGAATCATCGCCTTTTATCATCGCTCAGACTTCCGTTCTTCTTTCGACAGCATCTCTGTCGTCTTCGGGTCAACTAAATACCATATGGTTGAGTCTCGCCATCGAGAATGCCAAGCTCGCTGAAGCGCATCTCTACACAAACATGGCATCGGCCTCGTGTTCAAAACAGCGAAATGCCCTAAAAAGGCTCTGGTGGTGTTGCATCATTCGAGACCGCTCCATGGGCCTCTTACTGAAACGTCCAGTACAAATCACCAAAGAGCAATTCAACTTGAGCGACGGTCCTCTAAACTCGAACGACTTGAAAGATGAGCTTCTGCAATCGAAAGTTTACTGCCCCTCCACAAAGTGGAAACTTGCCGAGATTCTCTCTCAATCGGTTCTACTATTCATCAAACTCACTGATGTTTTGATGCTTCTATATCCACCAAATGGCAATCAACAGTTCACAAAGCAGGGGCACGACGACGCTCTGCTTCAGCTTTACGAATGCAAATCGGGCTTAAGAGAATGGCATTTAGTGGCTGCCTCGAAATTGCGAAATTTTCACAGTCACGCTGAGCTCGAGACGTTGCCAAAAACCGAGCACAGCAGTGGGCATGATTCAGTCACTCTGTATACGAACCTCATGTACATGTACTACCACACAGCTCGCATCGTTTTATGCCATCATGAAGCGCTCCATTTGGGCATAGGAGGCACTGACATGGCTTCCCCGCTCGCCAAGGACCAATCGAGGATTTCAGAGATGCGACGTGAATTGCAAGACGCGATTTCGGACGTTAACGAATGCCACAAAGAGCTACTTCGCCTAGAGCTTACCCAGTGGATGCCTCACTCAGCTATGGGATTCAGTACCTTACCACTAATACTCAACATCCTTGACAAAAAGCTATCGCTGCCAGGGATAGAGGGCATCCACCAGTCTTCAACGGCAACACAACATCAACTCGACGTGCTTGTTGAATTTATGAGGGCATACTGGGCCCGATTTGACGGCGTCGATTGGATCACTGCGATTGTTCGCCATATTATTAACCTCGCTCAACTGAACGGTTCGAGATCGCAAAGAGAAAGCACAAGTATCAATTGGGCAGATCTCTTCGCCTTCCAACCTAGGTCATATCTTCGCCTAGTCTTGGTATTGGATTTGAGTCTCAGCAAAGGTCGACTAGCCCAGGACGCAGATTTTCCAGTCAGACTAAGAGGCATGTTCTCCTTTAACCAGAGCCCTTTGAAGGAGCTGTCGGAAGGTCGCCCCAGCCTTGAAAGTCGTAACCCCGATTTCCAATGGGCAAGCCAAGCTTCACCGTTTGATAGCGTGCTGCGTAATCGAACGCAATTGCATGCTCTCGAAATTGATGATTGTCTCATTAACACTCTCGAAAATGAGATTGCCTTTCACCAGTTAACGGACAGTGACCcctttcaacaccaagaagggAAGAGGGCAAGTGCCAAGCGCCTGTCGTTGAACCAACCGATCACGAGTCTTTGGAACAAATCCGAACGTTTAAACAGCGTAATCGAAAACTCGGAAAGCCCGATCGCCAAAAGAGAGGAGAATGTCGTCTCTAAGGACTGCCATGGTTCGGACTCTCAGGCTAACTCTGGTCCAGAATTAGAGGGCACGGCAGATGAGGAAGTAGTTGATGGTTTACTTGAGGCAATTCTTTGCGAAAGCCTCTATGAAAATGTTTGA
- a CDS encoding Glyco-hydro-79C domain-containing protein, which yields MSSQAAAASAPSVFTVPPTPGKNAAWLDPSPVSFSYPFATLQGYFPGMPLTMKCMSTFKDLTGAWPAIRIGGTSEDYGTFDPNLTVPNVATGVAPTGQAITTYGPLLMRLIAEYKGTIVWGLNRGMNNISNTIEAAKAAVREIPSLYALELGNEPAIFAGLGFPVASTVDEWTPETEAESNSNWQMAIGKALKKKNMFQAASYYSPPNLGWGAESYFEYANASTSPHTKVFSHHNYPQSAVSKNQDPPDVRGLMSHVNVTANVGLYKNDVKVAAAHGFDYVFGETNSVSGNGQPGQGATMGTGLWVLDYALQAASVGIKRSYFHQGTPGKSYYVWFNETGVRSPFYGGYVAAQAMAGGAQIVSLDDGITKYAGYSVHSSSGKALKVVLINTDFYDGVGTRPVQQFHVNGLRGSQVQARRLTAKSTLSRQDEGDAPVFAGRSIADSTCKFAGSEKLETFKVTGGGAVFNLAASEALLITLA from the exons atgTCCAGCCAGGCTGCGGCCGCTTCGGCACCCTCTGTCTTCACCGTGCCTCCAACCCCTGGCAAGAACGCAGCCTGGTTGGACCCAAGTCCTGTGTCTTTCTC ATATCCCTTTGCCACTCTGCAGGGCTATTTCCCGGGGATGCCTCTGACCATGAAATGCATGAGCACATTTAAAGATTTGACTGGGGCCTGGCCTGCTATCCGCATTGGCGGCACATCGGA GGACTACGGAACGTTTGACCCAAACTTGACCGTCCCCAATGTGGCCACCGGGGTAGCGCCAACTGGTCAAGCCATCACAACGTATGGCCCTCTTCTCATGCGCCTCATCGCAGAGTACAAGGGGACCATTGTCTGGG GCCTCAACCGCGGTATGAACAACATCAGCAACACGATCGAAGCCGCAAAAGCAGCCGTGCGCGAGATTCCATCGCTGTACGCCCTTGAACTAGGAAATGAGCCTGCAA TTTTTGCCGGTCTAGGATTCCCCGTGGCCTCTACCGTGGATGAGTGGACTCCAGAAACAGAAGCCGAATCCAACTCTAACTGGCAGATGGCCATCGGCAAGGCACTTAAAAAGAAGAACATGTTCCAGGCTGCGAGCTACTACTCCCCCCCGAATCTGGGCTGGGGAGCCGAGAGCTACTTTGAGTACGCAAACGCCTCAACGAGTCCCCACACCAAGGTCTTTTCCCACCACAACTATCCCCAGTCGGCTGTGTCCAAGAACCAGGACCCACCGGACGTAAGAGGACTGATGAGCCATGTCAATGTCACTGCAAATGTGGGCCTTTACAAGAACGACGTCAAGGTTGCAGCCGCTCATGGGTTTGACTATGTGTTTGGCGAGACAAATTCGG TCTCGGGCAACGGCCAGCCAGGACAGGGAGCCACGATGGGAACCGGGCTATGGGTCCTAGACTACGCGCTCCAAGCCGCAAGCGTCGGCATTAAGCGCTCCTATTTCCACCAAGGCACCCCCGGAAAGTCCTATTACGTTTGGTTTAATGAGACTGGCGTGCGGTCGCCCTTCTATGGCGGCTACGTTGCTGCTCAAGCCATGGCTGGCGGCGCTCAGATAGTCTCCCTAGACGACGGCATCACCAAGTACGCCGGCTATTCGGTCCACTCATCGTCTGGCAAGGCGCTCAAGGTCGTTCTGATCAACACCGACTTCTACGACGGCGTCGGTACCCGGCCTGTTCAGCAGTTCCACGTCAATGGTCTCAGGGGGTCGCAGGTTCAGGCGAGGCGTCTCACGGCCAAATCCACGCTCTCCAGGCAGGATGAGGGAGATGCCCCGGTATTTGCGGGACGGTCGATTGCCGATAGTACCTGTAAGTTTGCTGGCAGCGAGAAGTTGGAGACATTCAAGGTCACTGGTGGCGGCGCGGTTTTCAACTTGGCTGCGTCCGAGGCTCTCCTCATTACCTTAGCCTAG
- a CDS encoding NmrA domain-containing protein: MSENYAKNRPDGFNNRIERVAIVGAGGSIGQHLAKALLGTGKHAVTAITRAGSTSKIPSGAKAVAVDYEDEDSIVAALKGQQFLIISMSIAAPRGTQEKLIQAAAKAGVSWVMPNCYGTDFTNVSLGEEGLTRQAVMTGITAAEEAGVSWIAMGCSFWYELSLAQGADWFGFDLRNNQRKITFYDDGKTRINTSTWPQCGRAIASLLSLKELPEDENDNSTTISNWRNKPLWVSSFLISQREMLDSVQRVTGTTDKDWVIEYEGSKERWLRGMGMLKKGNSDGWSIAMYARTFYPNGDGNIEAKYGLANEALGLPKEDLDEASKRAMEMAERGYDYRTNRI, translated from the exons ATGTCTGAGAACTACGCAAAGAACCGCCCTGACGGCTTTAACAATCGTATCGAACGAGTTGCGATCGTCGGT GCTGGCGGCTCTATTGGCCAACACTTGGCCAAGGCGCTCCTCGGGACTGGCAAGCACGCAGTAACTGCCATCACTCGTGCAGGAAGCACCAGCAAGATCCCCTCTGGTGCTAAGGCTGTCGCCGTCGActacgaggatgaagactcTATTGTCGCCGCTCTCAAGGGCCAACAGTTCCTTATCATCTCCATGTCTATCGCAGCTCCTCGGGGTACGCAGGAGAAGCTCATTCAGGCAGCCGCAAAAGCTGGTGTCTCTTGGGTGATGCCTAACTGCTATGGCACCGACTTTACCAACGTATCCCTAGGGGAGGAGGGCCTCACCCGTCAGGCAGTCATGACGGGCATCACGGCTGCTGAAGAGGCTGGTGTGTCTTGGATCGCCATGGGCTGCTCTTTCTGGTATGAGCTCTCCCTTGCCCAAGGCGCCGACTGGTTCGGCTTCGACCTCAGGAACAACCAGAGGAAGATTACCTTCTATGATGATGGCAAGACGCGCATTAATACTTCGACCTGGCCGCAATGTGGCCGAGCTATCGCCTCTCTCCTGAGTCTAAAGGAGTTACCTGAGGATGAGAACGATAACTCGACTACGATCTCGAACTGGCGAAATAAGCCACTCTGGGTCTCTAGCTTCCTAATTTCTCAGAGGGAGATGCTCGATAGTGTGCAGCGTGTAACGGGCACAACAGATAAGGACTGGGTGATTGAATACGAGGGCAGTAAGGAACGTTGGTTACGCGGCATGGGAATGCTAAAGAAGGGGAATTCTGACGGTTGGTCCATCGCGATGTACGCGAGGACATTCTACCCCAACGGTGACGGAAATATTGAGGCTAAGTACGGTCTAGCAAATGAGGCCCTTGGACTTCCTAAGGAGGACTTGGATGAGGCTTCTAAGAGAGCTATGGAGATGGCGGAGAGAGGCTATGACTATCGAACCAACCGCATTTAG